The window TACTCCAGCGTTGTGTCCTCATCCCAACCACCGGTAGGGAGGAAGCCAGCACCCACACGCTGACCGACAGCCTTGGCACACCACTGCATGGTGATTTTCAGCAGGGCGCCATTCTTTTCGCCGGCCGGGACGAACTCCAGCGTGGCGATCTTGCCACGGTAGAGATAGCCTTCGTCACCGTTCTGTATCTCGACTTCGCCGCCTTCGAACAAACCGGCAAGCGCAACCAGGGCAGGATCCATGTGCAACTCCTCAGGTACGTAGCATTTTGTATGCTAGATGTGCAATGACCACCTGATTATAATCACCAACACTCTCTTGTTCTAGAAATTTCATAAGATTATTCATTTTTGGCAAAGAAAAAGAAACCAAGTGTACATATGCGAAAGGGTAGAGTGAGGGCGTCGCATCAACAGCGGCGTATGGTAAGAGCCCACACACCGCTGTTGTTCGTTTTGCCTACAAATAGCCGTCGCTCGAGCGATACCCTGCATTAGGGGGCGTGCCCAGGATTTCTAAGGTACGACGACATGATAGGTCCATGCTAATAGCTTTAGGCGCTGGGTTGGCGTAAGCAATCGTGGTGTCAAAGATACACATGTAGGAGCCGTCAATCTTTTGGTAAAACGCGTCAGGTGAATAGTCTTTGCCTTCGTAAGTACCCGCGACAAGGCTGGCAAAGGTAACTCCGTTCGAGCCGGCTTTATATCCCTGCTTTTCCAGGGCTGCCTCAAGTGCCTGCGCCTTCTGTATGGTTTCGTCCTTGTTGTCACTCAGCCTTGCATAGCTATGCGCGGACGCAGCGCACTCTACCTGAGTGCTGATAAATGACGCCGCAGTAACGTGGCAAGAACTAGCTTTTTCGAGGGCGTCCATACCAAATGTATGAAAGGGATTTGCAAGTTCTGCGTCTCGCTCGACTATCATTCGCTGCACCGGCTTAAGATAAAATACCCTGGCTACATTTGAAACGATAAATCCACGGCCCCATGTGGCGGCCATCAAAAGAATAAGGACAGCCAGTAGACCCCCACCCACAAGTAATTGCTTGTTTGATAATTTTGTTAACTTGTTCATTGTTGTTGCTCCTATGTTGTTCATATTTTCTTGGACGACGCTCAGCGGCAGTTCGCTACCTACGCGGATCCATACAGCAGCTCTTTCATACTTGCCATGCTGATCGTCGAGCATGTCTGTAAGGGTTTGCACCATCTGCTCGCCATATTCCTGCCTATAAGCTTTTGGATAAAGCCTGAGCAGGGCCCGATAAACCGGGAATGATGTTTGTCCTCTATGCATAGAGGTGTACGTTACTTAGTGCATGGCGTTTTTTTGCCAGCCGCACAACGTTTTCATAGTACTCTAGTTCGCTTTCGAGCGCTTTTGCACCAGCACCAGACAGTTTGTAGTACCGTCTGCGGCTATCGTTTGGACGCTTGACCTCCCGGATCAGTCCCTTGCTGCGTAGCTGCTTGATACTGGTATACAGTGCGCCGGGACCTAGTTTGATCTTGCCGTTACTATCCTCCTCTACTTGTTTGATAATTTCGTACCCATGACGCTCTTTGAGGCTAAGGGCCAAAAGAATACTAAAAGCCACTTGCGGTAGTTGGTTGTAGTCCTTGCTCATGGCCATATGCTACATCTAAATTAGATATATGTCAAACTTAGATATATAAGCGCATGCGAGGTTGGCGATTTATAATAGAAACGTAAACAAGGAGCATGTATGACAAAAATGACAATCGAAGTAATCTTTGTGCCCGTCACTGACGTTGACCGCGCCAAAGATTTTTATGTAGACAAGCTAGGCTTTCATGCCGACCATGACCAAAAAGTCAAAGAGGGCCTGCGCTTTGTGCAGCTTACCCCGCAGGGTTCGGCTTGCTCGATTGCAATTGGCGAAGGAATTACCGAGATGAAGCCCGGCAGCCAAGAGGGCATCATGATGGTTGTCGACGACGTCCGCAGCCTCAGGCAAGAGCTGAAAGAAAAAGACGTCGACATAACCGATATCGACAAACAGCCGTGGGGAACCTTTGCCTATTTCAAAGACCCTGACGGCAATGCATGGACGCTGCAAGAGCTGCCATACAAGCGAGACTAGCTTTTGGCGTCTTGCATGAGGCGCTGGATGTCTTCTGTCTTATTGTCCCATGCGGTCACGAGTCGTACTTCTTGCTTGGGAACGTCCCAGTCATAAAAGTGATGTCCAGCCGCGTGCAGTTTTTCCTTAAGCTCCGTAGGCATCACCAGAAACACTTGATTGGTCTGGAGCGCTTGCGTAAGACTCACTCCATCAATCTCGACCAGTGCATCAGCCAACTGCTTTGCAAGCGTGTTAGCATGCTCGGCATTTTTCCGCCACAAGTCATCAGTGAGGTACGGGATAAACTGCGCCGATACGTACCGCATTTTTGAACTCAGCTGAAGCAACTGCTTTTGAACTCGTGGGATGCTTTGTTCTGGCGCATTAAAAATTATGACTGCTTCGGCGTTCATGAGTCCATTCTTGGCACCTCCAAAACACAGAACATCAACACCTGCATCGCGGGTAGCAGTAACCAGATCACTATCTAGCGCTACAAGTGCATTCGGCAAACGGCAGCCATCCATATGCAAGTACATGTCATGTGAATGACACCAATCAGCAATAGCCTTTACTTCTTGGTTTGTGTAGAGCGTGCCGTATTCAGTACTCTGGGCAATGCTGACAACCTTGGGCAATGTTGAGTGGTAGCCCAGCTCCAGGCGAGCCTCGTACTCCGCGTGCAGATCTTCTACGCGCAACTTTCCGTCCGCCGTAGCTCGGCTGATGGCCCACATTAGCATCCTGCAGGGCTTGCATTACGGCTGGGTGTGCGGCAGAGAAGTTATCGCTGGCAAATGTAGTATTCATAAGATCTGAGACTCCTTAGTCTTTACTCGCTCTTTATATGCATCCATGAACTTGTTCCACATGGCTTCATCTACTTCGATCGAATCTTCTTGCAGAACTTTTTGTTTGTGGCGCTCGCTTTTGTAGCCAGGAACCCGCACTTCGCTGAATCCCTCCACTGGTTTGCTTGTCTCGATGTCTCGCGCTAGTTTGGTAGTTTGTGCCTTGAACTCATCGAGCGAACCAAAAGCCGCTGGGTCGATTGCAATCATAAAACAACCCATGTCCATTTCGTCTTTCTGAAGCAGCCCGCTCTTGGCGCCAACAAGTGCGCCGGTCAGAACTTCTAGAAGTAAGTTAATCGCATAGCCTCTGTGTTCCCCAAACGGGATAATACCGATTGCCTTGGCGGGATCCGTTGTCCAGTCACCATCCGCATCGACATAAGATTTTTCGGGCAATGTCTGGCCTTTTTCTTTGGCGATCTTGATACTGCCGTATGCGTACTGGGCAGTTGATGCGTCGAATACTATAGGCAAACCATTGGTGGGAATACCATATGCAAGCGGATTGGTACCCAGCAAGTCTTTGCTGCCACCATGTGGCAATACGCCCTGCGGGCCTCCTGCGGAAGACGTAAGCCCAACTAGATCTTCTGCCGCTATTGCACGCACAAACGCTTCGGGCATTACTTGATAGCCACCATTGTAAAAACCTAAGATAGCAATACCTTGTTCTTTTGCCATGCGACAAAGCTCGGGCACAAGCTCCATGGCTGCGAGCCCCAACGTACGTCCGTTGCAGTTAATAAGTTTAAGCGCTGGCTTATCAACCTCTATGGTGTGCTTTTTATCTTTCGACTTCTTTAGCCGTTCGATAGCTTCCTCAAAGCTCCACAATGCCGAGAAGTAATTGTCCCGAAGGTCTTCTTCTAAGTACAGCGAGGCTAGTGTATTCACATCCCATTCGGACGCGCCGCTTGTTGCTAGCAATGCCTTAAATTTTTTGGTCAATTCGGATACTGCGACTTTCACGAGACACTCCCTTGGTTTATTCCTTTTAGCTTAACCTCTGGTGTGTCTCAG is drawn from Verrucomicrobiia bacterium and contains these coding sequences:
- a CDS encoding PadR family transcriptional regulator → MSKDYNQLPQVAFSILLALSLKERHGYEIIKQVEEDSNGKIKLGPGALYTSIKQLRSKGLIREVKRPNDSRRRYYKLSGAGAKALESELEYYENVVRLAKKRHALSNVHLYA
- a CDS encoding glyoxalase superfamily protein — its product is MTKMTIEVIFVPVTDVDRAKDFYVDKLGFHADHDQKVKEGLRFVQLTPQGSACSIAIGEGITEMKPGSQEGIMMVVDDVRSLRQELKEKDVDITDIDKQPWGTFAYFKDPDGNAWTLQELPYKRD
- a CDS encoding beta-eliminating lyase-related protein — its product is MWAISRATADGKLRVEDLHAEYEARLELGYHSTLPKVVSIAQSTEYGTLYTNQEVKAIADWCHSHDMYLHMDGCRLPNALVALDSDLVTATRDAGVDVLCFGGAKNGLMNAEAVIIFNAPEQSIPRVQKQLLQLSSKMRYVSAQFIPYLTDDLWRKNAEHANTLAKQLADALVEIDGVSLTQALQTNQVFLVMPTELKEKLHAAGHHFYDWDVPKQEVRLVTAWDNKTEDIQRLMQDAKS
- a CDS encoding Ldh family oxidoreductase, with translation MKVAVSELTKKFKALLATSGASEWDVNTLASLYLEEDLRDNYFSALWSFEEAIERLKKSKDKKHTIEVDKPALKLINCNGRTLGLAAMELVPELCRMAKEQGIAILGFYNGGYQVMPEAFVRAIAAEDLVGLTSSAGGPQGVLPHGGSKDLLGTNPLAYGIPTNGLPIVFDASTAQYAYGSIKIAKEKGQTLPEKSYVDADGDWTTDPAKAIGIIPFGEHRGYAINLLLEVLTGALVGAKSGLLQKDEMDMGCFMIAIDPAAFGSLDEFKAQTTKLARDIETSKPVEGFSEVRVPGYKSERHKQKVLQEDSIEVDEAMWNKFMDAYKERVKTKESQIL